In Tenrec ecaudatus isolate mTenEca1 chromosome 4, mTenEca1.hap1, whole genome shotgun sequence, a single window of DNA contains:
- the DDI1 gene encoding protein DDI1 homolog 1, translated as MLITVYCVRRDLSEVTFSLQVSPDFELYNFRVLCELESGIPLEETQIIFTERLLADDHCSLGSYGLKDGDVVVLLQKENTGSRPPGRTSSQPQLDLSGVAVPGTSSSRQQQYHQQQRAQIAHQARLASGEKMASSQGLDSPALIRSMLLSNPHDLSLLKERNPRLAEALLSGNLETFSQVLMEQQRERALKEQERIRLYAADPFDLEAQARIEEEIRQQNIEENMNIAMEEAPESFGQVAMLYINCKVNGYPLKAFVDSGAQMTIMSQACAEKCNIIRLVDRRWAGIAKGVGTQRIIGRIHLAQIQIEGDFLQCSFCILEEQPMDMLLGLDMLRRHQCSIDLKRNVLVIGTTGTQTFFLPEGDLPSCAKLVSNSGHDESSNKEVAGCFKH; from the coding sequence ATGCTGATCACTGTGTACTGTGTGCGGAGGGACCTCTCCGAAGTCACCTTCTCTCTCCAAGTCAGTCCTGATTTTGAGCTTTACAACTTCCGGGTACTTTGTGAACTTGAGTCTGGCATTCCTTTGGAGGAGACTCAAATCATCTTCACCGAGCGACTCCTCGCTGATGACCATTGCTCCTTGGGGTCCTATGGCCTCAAAGATGGTGATGTTGTAGTCTTACTTCAGAAGGAGAATACAGGGTCTCGACCTCCAGGCCGAACATCCAGCCAGCCTCAGCTAGATTTAAGTGGGGTGGCCGTACCTGGAACATCCAGCTCCCGCCAACAGCAATACCATCAACAGCAACGTGCACAAATAGCGCATCAGGCCCGCCTGGCTTCTGGAGAGAAGATGGCGTCTTCTCAAGGTCTGGACAGTCCAGCCTTGATCCGGAGCATGCTGCTGTCCAATCCCCATGATCTGTCCCTGCTGAAGGAGCGCAACCCTCGCTTGGCAGAAGCTCTGCTCAGTGGGAATCTTGAGACCTTTTCTCAGGTGCTGATGGAACAGCAGAGGGAGAGGGCGCTGAAAGAGCAAGAGAGGATTCGCCTCTACGCTGCTGACCCGTTTGACCTGGAAGCTCAGGCCAGAATAGAAGAAGAAATCCGCCAGCAGAACATCGAGGAAAACATGAACATAGCTATGGAAGAAGCGCCGGAAAGTTTTGGACAGGTTGCAATGCTTTATATTAACTGCAAAGTGAACGGGTATCCTTTGAAGGCTTTTGTTGACTCGGGCGCACAGATGACAATAATGAGCCAAGCTTGTGCCGAGAAATGTAACATAATACGGCTGGTCGACCGACGATGGGCGGGCATTGCTAAAGGAGTGGGCACCCAGAGGATTATTGGccgcatccatctagctcagattcAGATCGAAGGTGATTTCTTACAATGCTCTTTCTGTATATTGGAGGAGCAGCCCATGGACATGCTGCTAGGACTCGATATGCTTCGAAGACACCAGTGCTCCATCGACTTAAAGAGAAACGTGCTGGTGATCGGCACCACGGGCACGCAGACTTTCTTTCTTCCTGAGGGCGATTTGCCCTCGTGTGCTAAGTTAGTAAGTAATTCAGGGCATGATGAGTCTTCCAACAAGGAAGTTGCAGGTTGTTTTAAACACTAG